From one Planococcus citri chromosome 3, ihPlaCitr1.1, whole genome shotgun sequence genomic stretch:
- the LOC135840567 gene encoding speckle-type POZ protein-like: MDNSKSSCLCLIFFISFFTSGQNQPLDDGSNRNNADCKLSKIRCDTDVKLHQLEYIWTINRLDFHEANEKGRMYELLSPIFSSRTSDRIRWYLKLYSKNSADDDEDSDLSLTVHLWRESQPAKVLAKTSIVVLDKDQNEIWSNNGSVHQYSVATPWGGKIPKSKFFSHDKLTIGLNITFREETKNDIIHNVQSAPISDSVPDSGLLESLALLFENRDNADVVILVNGKEFPAHRAILAARSSVFATVFKGRTDKGKKIKQLNITDEALNENVVREMLRYIYTGKCEDLDTLAEGLLVAARKYELNGLKKICSEALGKNLDIENAAKTLILADQNEESGLKSQAIRFIAGKYNQVSNTTDWKRIVGTNPEYYHEVCQVLSNSNN, translated from the exons atggatAATTCAAAGTCGAGTTGTCtttgtttaatatttttcatttccttcttCACTTCTGGtcaa AATCAACCTTTGGACGATGGTTCGAATCGAAACAACGCCGATTGTAAATTGAGCAAGATCAGATGCGACACTGACGTAAAACTTCACCAATTAGAATACATTTGGACTATAAACCGTTTAGATTTTCACGAAGCGAATGAAAAAGGCCGAATGTACGAATTACTCTCACCCATATTCTCATCCCGTACAAGCGATCGGATCAGGTGGTATTTGAAACTATATTCGAAGAACTCGGCAGACGACGACGAAGATAGCGATCTCAGCTTGACCGTACATTTATGGCGAGAAAGCCAACCAGCCAAAGTACTCGCGAAAACATCGATCGTAGTTTTGGATAAAGATCAGAATGAAATATGGTCGAACAACGGCTCGGTACATCAATACTCTGTGGCAACCCCTTGGGGAGGAAAGATCCCCAAGAGTAAATTCTTCTCACACGATAAACTAACCATTGGCTTGAATATAACATTCCGCGAAGAAACCAAGAACGATATTATCCATAATGTTCAATCCGCTCCCATCAGCGATTCGGTTCCGGATTCTGGTCTTTTGGAGAGTTTGgcattattatttgaaaatcgagATAACGCCGACGTCGTAATTTTAGTCAACGGTAAAGAATTCCCTGCTCATAGAGCCATCTTAGCTGCTCGTAGTTCGGTTTTCGCTACTGTGTTTAAAGGCAGGACGGAtaagggtaaaaaaattaaacaactcAATATCACGGACGAAGCCCTCAATGAAAATGTCGTCCGCGAAATGCTTCGTTACATTTATACCGGAAAGTGCGAAGATTTAGACACGCTAGCCGAAGGTTTACTAGTAGCTGCTCGTAAATACGAATTGAACGGATTGAAGAAGATTTGCAGCGAAGCTTTGGGCAAGAATCTGGATATTGAAAACGCGGCAAAAACCCTTATATTGGCAGATCAGAATGAGGAAAGTGGATTGAAGTCTCAAGCTATTCGCTTTATCGCCGGTAAATATAATCAGGTGTCGAATACCACAGATTGGAAACGTATTGTCGGTACAAATCCTGAATATTATCACGAAGTGTGCCAAGTTTTGTCCAACAGTAATAATTAA